A genomic stretch from Edaphobacter aggregans includes:
- the hslU gene encoding ATP-dependent protease ATPase subunit HslU, with the protein MAIFLPGTADDQALALDEMTPREIVAELDKYVVGQHAAKRAVAIALRNRMRRQKLSPELADEIMPKNIIMIGPTGVGKTEIARRLAKLTNSPFLKVEASKFTEVGYVGRDVESIVRDLVEIAIDMVREEKMEDVEDKAEMAAEDRLIDLLLPPTPAAVTAAAATHEPGSNVIQLPAATAVDSGEEKPGDREQRTREKLRQQFREGKLDERVVELDVRDRNTPSFEVITNQGTEEMDINLKDMLPGLFGQRTKKRKMKVVEAFDYLVQEEENRLIDMDQVTRLAVERVEDSGMVFLDEIDKIAGREGGHGPDVSREGVQRDILPIVEGTTVNTKYGMVSTDHILFIAAGAFHVSKPSDLIPELQGRFPIRVELQSLTVNDFVRILTEPKSSLVKQSTALLETEGLKLEFTKEAIAEMAQFAFRVNETTENIGARRLHTILERVLDEISFQAPDLFKSPRAEVTEEGVVAEVPVSASLTGEPQKPSPPLPVIERQTATGVEKVIVVDPEYVKQQVASIVKDQDLSRYIL; encoded by the coding sequence ATGGCTATTTTTTTACCGGGAACGGCTGACGATCAGGCGTTGGCGCTGGATGAGATGACGCCGCGCGAGATCGTCGCGGAGTTGGATAAGTACGTTGTAGGGCAGCATGCGGCGAAGCGGGCCGTGGCGATTGCGCTTCGCAACCGGATGCGACGGCAGAAGCTTTCGCCTGAGTTGGCAGACGAGATCATGCCGAAGAACATCATCATGATCGGGCCGACGGGCGTGGGTAAGACAGAGATTGCGCGGCGGCTGGCTAAGCTGACGAATTCGCCGTTTTTGAAGGTCGAGGCCTCGAAGTTTACTGAGGTAGGGTATGTTGGCCGCGATGTCGAGTCGATTGTGCGCGATCTGGTGGAGATTGCGATCGACATGGTTCGCGAAGAGAAGATGGAGGATGTCGAGGACAAGGCGGAAATGGCGGCCGAAGACCGTCTGATTGATCTGCTGCTGCCTCCTACGCCTGCTGCTGTCACTGCGGCTGCGGCGACGCATGAGCCGGGGAGCAACGTGATTCAACTGCCTGCGGCTACAGCTGTGGATAGCGGCGAAGAGAAGCCGGGTGATCGCGAGCAGCGGACTCGGGAGAAGCTGCGACAGCAGTTTCGCGAGGGCAAGCTGGATGAGCGCGTTGTTGAGTTGGATGTGCGGGATCGTAATACGCCGAGCTTTGAGGTGATTACGAATCAGGGCACGGAAGAGATGGACATCAACCTGAAGGATATGTTGCCGGGATTGTTTGGCCAGCGCACGAAGAAGCGGAAGATGAAGGTTGTTGAGGCGTTCGATTATTTGGTGCAGGAAGAGGAAAATCGGCTGATCGATATGGATCAGGTGACGCGTTTGGCGGTGGAGCGGGTTGAGGATTCGGGGATGGTTTTTCTCGATGAGATCGACAAGATTGCCGGGCGTGAGGGTGGTCATGGGCCGGATGTTTCGCGAGAAGGTGTGCAGCGGGATATTTTGCCGATTGTTGAGGGGACTACGGTTAATACGAAGTATGGGATGGTTTCGACCGATCATATTTTGTTCATTGCGGCCGGGGCTTTTCATGTTTCGAAGCCCTCGGATTTGATTCCGGAGTTGCAGGGGCGGTTCCCGATTCGTGTTGAATTGCAATCACTTACGGTGAATGACTTTGTACGGATTTTGACAGAGCCTAAGTCTTCGCTGGTGAAGCAGTCTACGGCGCTTCTGGAGACGGAGGGGTTGAAGCTGGAGTTCACGAAGGAGGCGATTGCGGAGATGGCGCAGTTTGCTTTCCGGGTGAACGAAACCACTGAAAACATTGGGGCTAGAAGGCTGCATACGATTCTGGAACGGGTGCTGGATGAGATCAGCTTCCAGGCACCGGATCTGTTCAAGAGTCCGCGGGCCGAGGTGACGGAAGAGGGCGTGGTTGCTGAGGTTCCGGTGTCGGCTTCGCTGACGGGAGAGCCGCAGAAGCCTTCGCCTCCGCTGCCGGTGATTGAGCGGCAGACGGCTACGGGTGTGGAGAAGGTGATCGTGGTCGATCCGGAGTATGTGAAGCAGCAGGTGGCTTCGATTGTGAAGGACCAGGATCTTTCGCGGTACATTTTGTAG
- the hslV gene encoding ATP-dependent protease subunit HslV, which translates to MSRLSSSTKPSVRPNKSSLLNLAHPLDLGEGRRIRSTTVICVRRGDSVVMAADGQVSIGATVMKGSAKKIRKLYNDKVLAGFAGSTADAFSLFARFETKLEQYAGNLGRAAVELAKDWRTDKMLRQLEALLIVTDAKQTFLLSGTGDVIDPDEGIATIGSGGSYALASARALMENTNLSAREIAEKSLKIAGQICIYTNDQMTIEELKAEPANP; encoded by the coding sequence ATGTCTCGTCTTTCTTCCTCTACCAAGCCGTCTGTTCGCCCAAATAAGTCTTCTCTGCTGAATCTCGCGCATCCTCTGGATCTGGGTGAGGGGCGGCGGATTCGTTCAACTACTGTGATCTGCGTGCGCCGGGGGGACTCGGTGGTGATGGCTGCCGATGGGCAGGTGTCGATTGGCGCCACGGTGATGAAGGGGTCGGCGAAGAAGATTCGCAAGCTCTATAACGACAAAGTGTTGGCGGGTTTCGCTGGATCGACGGCGGATGCTTTCAGTCTGTTTGCGCGGTTTGAGACGAAGCTGGAGCAGTATGCCGGGAATCTGGGGCGCGCTGCGGTGGAGTTGGCCAAGGACTGGCGGACGGATAAGATGCTGCGTCAGCTTGAGGCTCTGCTGATTGTGACTGATGCGAAGCAGACGTTTCTGCTGTCAGGTACTGGTGATGTGATCGATCCGGATGAGGGGATTGCGACGATTGGCTCAGGCGGTAGCTATGCACTGGCTAGTGCGCGGGCTCTGATGGAGAATACGAATTTGAGCGCGCGTGAGATCGCGGAGAAGAGTCTAAAGATCGCTGGACAGATTTGTATCTATACGAATGATCAGATGACGATTGAAGAGTTGAAGGCAGAACCTGCGAACCCGTAA
- a CDS encoding SDR family NAD(P)-dependent oxidoreductase: MRVAIVTGAAQGIGRRTAETLAMVGYSVALMDIQSCAATLAAVRGYGVEAEELIGDICDEDVVARAVETVRGRWNRVDVLVNNAGISFISPAEKVEARAFRRVLEVNLVAPFVLAKEFGALMLEQGEGSIVNVASIAGLVGIGDRTAYNASKHGLVGLTRTLAAEWGGRGVRCNAVCPGWVKTAMDVADQAGGGYTDDDIIGVNPMGRFASPDDIAQAILFLADPAKSGFINGQALAVDGGWTADGSWQSLRMRHR; this comes from the coding sequence ATGCGAGTTGCGATTGTTACAGGAGCGGCGCAGGGGATCGGGCGAAGGACGGCAGAAACTCTCGCCATGGTTGGTTATTCGGTAGCGTTAATGGATATCCAGAGCTGCGCTGCGACGCTGGCGGCGGTTCGCGGGTATGGCGTTGAGGCGGAGGAGCTGATCGGCGATATCTGCGATGAAGATGTGGTGGCGCGGGCGGTGGAGACGGTTCGGGGGCGGTGGAATCGGGTGGATGTGCTGGTGAATAACGCTGGGATCAGCTTTATCTCTCCTGCAGAGAAGGTGGAGGCTCGGGCGTTTCGGCGGGTGCTGGAGGTGAATCTGGTGGCGCCGTTTGTTCTGGCGAAGGAGTTTGGAGCCTTGATGCTGGAGCAGGGTGAGGGCAGCATTGTGAATGTTGCGTCGATTGCCGGGTTGGTGGGGATTGGCGATCGGACGGCTTACAACGCTTCGAAGCATGGGCTGGTTGGGTTGACGCGCACGCTGGCGGCGGAGTGGGGTGGGCGTGGGGTTCGTTGCAATGCGGTGTGTCCGGGATGGGTGAAGACGGCGATGGATGTCGCAGATCAGGCTGGTGGCGGCTATACGGATGACGACATTATTGGAGTCAATCCGATGGGACGGTTTGCTTCGCCGGACGATATTGCTCAGGCGATTTTGTTTTTGGCTGACCCGGCTAAGAGCGGCTTTATCAACGGGCAGGCGTTGGCGGTGGATGGCGGCTGGACTGCGGATGGAAGCTGGCAGAGTCTGCGAATGCGGCATCGGTGA
- a CDS encoding DinB family protein, protein MNATTLNTLANFPQELEAHYAAIPAEFKNWAPASWEGVPSEPFTAIEQICHIRDIEIDGYHVRFHRILNESSPTLASIDSETLAKEKSYATSSAPEVFAAFREARSKTVELISELTPEQLARTAIFEGYGALSLRSLVHYLCSHDQQHLAGLQWLLGKIEASRPLKATD, encoded by the coding sequence ATGAACGCCACAACCTTGAACACGCTCGCAAACTTTCCCCAGGAACTTGAGGCCCACTACGCCGCCATTCCAGCGGAGTTCAAGAATTGGGCTCCGGCCTCATGGGAAGGCGTCCCCAGTGAACCCTTCACCGCCATTGAGCAAATCTGTCACATACGCGACATCGAAATCGACGGATATCACGTGCGTTTTCATCGCATTCTGAACGAATCCAGCCCAACGCTCGCGTCAATCGACAGCGAGACACTCGCCAAAGAAAAATCCTATGCCACGTCAAGCGCACCCGAAGTATTCGCCGCGTTTCGCGAGGCGCGCAGCAAGACAGTCGAGCTGATCTCGGAGCTAACCCCGGAACAACTCGCGCGAACCGCGATATTTGAAGGCTATGGCGCATTATCACTGCGCAGTTTGGTTCATTACCTGTGCAGTCATGATCAGCAACATCTAGCTGGCCTCCAGTGGCTACTAGGCAAGATCGAGGCCTCTCGGCCCCTCAAAGCGACTGATTGA
- a CDS encoding cation diffusion facilitator family transporter has protein sequence MHMVATPNRKMQRVLQFSMALTFAYVVATFVFGLRARSLALISEAGHNLSDLFAILLSFVAVYFQARPANEQKTFGYQRAGVLAAFVNAATLVVLSAWIAFEAIHRLAIPVPVQPRIMMVVAAAGVLMNGTVATLLWRFSGDVNIRSVFLHMLGDTLSTAAVIVGGAAILFTGMTWIDPILSIIIAAMILWSSIGIIRETLNILLEGTPRNLKLASVRDAMQSVSGVLDVHDLHVWSLGSNSHALASHVTIAEMPMSECSGILDGINCTLRDRFKITHTTIQFETTGCETTHGCSAPPELEAVGAHDHHHHHGHSHTH, from the coding sequence ATGCACATGGTCGCCACTCCGAACCGCAAGATGCAGCGCGTCCTGCAGTTCTCCATGGCGCTGACATTCGCCTACGTCGTCGCCACCTTCGTCTTCGGTCTCCGCGCCCGCTCCCTGGCCCTCATCTCCGAGGCCGGCCACAACCTCAGCGATCTCTTCGCCATCCTCCTCTCCTTCGTCGCCGTCTACTTCCAGGCCCGCCCTGCAAACGAACAGAAAACCTTCGGTTACCAGCGCGCCGGAGTCCTCGCAGCCTTCGTCAACGCCGCCACGCTCGTCGTCCTCTCGGCCTGGATCGCCTTCGAAGCCATTCACCGCCTCGCCATCCCTGTCCCCGTCCAGCCGCGCATCATGATGGTCGTCGCCGCCGCCGGAGTCCTGATGAACGGCACCGTCGCCACCCTGCTCTGGCGTTTCTCCGGAGACGTCAACATCCGCAGCGTCTTCCTCCACATGCTCGGCGACACCCTCTCTACCGCCGCCGTCATCGTCGGAGGCGCGGCCATCCTCTTCACCGGCATGACCTGGATCGATCCCATCCTCTCCATCATCATCGCCGCCATGATCCTCTGGAGCTCCATCGGCATCATCCGCGAGACCCTCAACATCCTCCTCGAAGGAACCCCGCGCAACCTCAAGCTGGCCTCCGTCCGCGACGCCATGCAGTCCGTCTCCGGCGTCCTCGACGTCCACGACCTCCACGTCTGGAGCCTCGGCTCAAACTCGCACGCCCTCGCCAGCCACGTCACCATCGCCGAGATGCCCATGTCCGAGTGCAGCGGGATCCTCGACGGCATCAACTGCACCCTACGCGACCGCTTCAAGATCACCCACACAACCATCCAGTTCGAAACCACCGGCTGCGAGACCACCCACGGCTGCAGCGCCCCACCCGAACTAGAAGCCGTAGGCGCCCACGACCACCATCATCACCACGGCCATTCCCACACCCACTAG
- a CDS encoding antitoxin Xre/MbcA/ParS toxin-binding domain-containing protein codes for MATMTVVAIAEVLGGKKVLKKRVGTPAQLMTLIREGLPADILPSIAAELSMDRSAVAKVVGISGRTLSRRLASRSRLSAEESDRMVRLARVLALANDTLGDRTKASRWLQTPNRALQGSTPFELLDTDAGVQSVETILGRIAYGIYS; via the coding sequence ATGGCGACCATGACAGTAGTGGCCATCGCCGAAGTCCTTGGCGGCAAAAAAGTCCTCAAGAAGAGAGTCGGGACTCCAGCCCAGCTGATGACGCTCATCCGTGAGGGCCTGCCCGCGGATATCCTTCCCAGCATCGCCGCCGAGCTCTCCATGGATCGCAGCGCCGTCGCCAAAGTAGTTGGCATCTCCGGCAGAACCCTCAGCCGGCGTCTTGCCTCCCGCTCCCGCCTCTCCGCCGAAGAGTCCGATCGAATGGTTCGTCTCGCCCGCGTCCTCGCGCTGGCAAACGACACCCTCGGCGATCGAACCAAAGCCTCCCGCTGGCTGCAAACTCCAAACCGAGCCCTTCAGGGCAGTACACCATTCGAGCTCCTCGACACGGATGCAGGTGTCCAATCGGTAGAAACCATTCTCGGCCGCATCGCCTACGGCATCTATAGCTGA
- a CDS encoding RES family NAD+ phosphorylase, translating into MHLWRICKSRFAASAFTGEGARLYPGRWNPAGVRMVYTSPSLSLAAIEFFVHLDPSVAPDDLVSCRATLPIDEKTLPRLNLGNLPADWHTTDNPTLQSIGANWTATQSSVALEVPSVAVEGEWNVLLNPTHPDFAKIKLAPPNPFHFDKRMFKPLP; encoded by the coding sequence ATGCATCTCTGGAGAATCTGCAAATCCCGCTTTGCAGCCTCAGCATTCACCGGCGAAGGAGCGCGGCTCTATCCAGGACGCTGGAATCCCGCAGGTGTTCGCATGGTCTACACGTCCCCATCTTTGTCCTTGGCAGCCATCGAGTTCTTTGTCCATCTCGACCCCAGCGTAGCGCCCGACGACCTCGTCTCCTGCCGAGCCACCCTTCCCATCGACGAAAAGACTTTGCCTCGACTCAATTTAGGAAACCTCCCCGCCGATTGGCACACCACCGACAACCCCACTCTCCAGTCCATTGGAGCAAACTGGACCGCCACTCAAAGCTCCGTCGCGCTTGAAGTTCCTTCGGTTGCCGTCGAAGGCGAATGGAACGTCCTGCTGAACCCAACCCATCCAGACTTTGCAAAGATCAAGCTCGCCCCACCCAACCCCTTCCACTTCGACAAGCGAATGTTCAAACCCCTTCCTTAA
- a CDS encoding OsmC family protein yields MDRSASAVWHGSLKEGKGTISTQSGTLKETQYGFSSRFADGVGTNPEELIAAAHAGCFTMALSAQFTQAGFTADSIETTALLTLDLHGEAPTITKIHLTTKAKVPNLDKAKFDELAHNAEIGCPVSRVLKAAEITLDATLL; encoded by the coding sequence ATGGATCGCAGCGCTAGCGCAGTGTGGCATGGCAGTTTGAAAGAAGGCAAGGGCACGATTTCGACGCAGAGCGGGACGTTGAAGGAGACGCAGTATGGCTTCAGCTCGCGGTTTGCCGATGGCGTGGGAACGAACCCTGAGGAGTTGATTGCGGCGGCTCATGCGGGTTGCTTCACGATGGCGCTGAGCGCTCAGTTCACCCAGGCGGGCTTCACGGCGGACTCGATTGAGACGACGGCGCTGTTGACGCTCGATCTGCACGGAGAGGCTCCGACGATTACGAAGATTCATCTGACGACCAAGGCGAAGGTGCCGAATCTCGATAAGGCGAAGTTCGATGAACTGGCCCACAATGCCGAGATCGGATGTCCGGTGTCGCGGGTGCTGAAGGCGGCTGAGATTACGCTGGATGCGACGCTGCTGTAA
- a CDS encoding DUF1761 domain-containing protein, translated as MHPIRHNPIAILLATLLYFVLGAFWFTAFRQAWLDGIGRTMQQLAATGNSPFFIYAIALVGTFILALFLSWLIQTTGHQTTKGGILIAVVTWIGVVLPTWSTEYAFEARGLRILVINTGYILTGTIIMGAVLGGWKKKST; from the coding sequence ATGCACCCCATCCGTCACAACCCCATCGCCATCCTCCTCGCAACTCTCCTCTACTTCGTGCTCGGAGCCTTCTGGTTCACGGCCTTCCGCCAAGCCTGGCTCGACGGCATCGGCCGCACCATGCAGCAGCTCGCCGCCACCGGCAACAGCCCCTTCTTCATCTACGCCATCGCTCTGGTCGGAACCTTCATTCTGGCGCTCTTCCTCTCCTGGCTCATCCAGACCACCGGCCACCAGACGACAAAGGGCGGAATCCTCATCGCCGTCGTCACCTGGATCGGCGTCGTTCTCCCAACCTGGTCAACCGAGTACGCCTTCGAAGCCCGCGGCCTAAGGATCCTCGTCATCAACACCGGCTACATCCTCACGGGCACGATCATCATGGGAGCCGTCCTCGGCGGCTGGAAAAAGAAGAGTACCTAG
- a CDS encoding M28 family peptidase yields MVVDCVLRRIELRTNFFAAAAVASLISAACGLVAQELPPAVKAAEASIDGEKIRAHVRFLADDLLEGRGPGLRGSELAAKYIATQFALYGLKPGGDNGTYMQQVNFVGMKAIPEKTTMSLVPKRPEGQMSIALYSIDLKYGDDFTVSNRTLTPVVEVDAPIVFVGFGITAPEFGWDDYAGVDVKGKVVLVIVGDPPSDDPKFFGGKALTYYGRWTYKFEQAARMGAVGALIIHRTDLASYGWDVVRNSNTSEKTYLRDDKDPQLQAASWIQLDVAKQLFASVGKDVDAEMTAAGKRGFKAVELPVRLHARVESVVRPFQSPNVIGILPGTEKGKDQAVLYSAHFDHLGFVPGMPGDNIYNGAADNATGCGMLVEMARAWTQPGVKPPHTVIFAAVTAEEQGLLGSEYLGQHPPVPAGQIALGINYDMILPIGVPQQVNLNGAQRMSFYPVVQDTAKRFGLEIVPDPRPEAGSFYRSDHFSLSREGIPAFSVDTGELFEGHDAAWGRAKLEHFVANDYHNFSDNYREDWDFRGNAKLDQFGMVLGWEALTAPKIIEWNAGDEFEAARKASQR; encoded by the coding sequence ATGGTCGTGGATTGTGTTTTGAGGAGAATTGAATTGCGTACGAATTTTTTTGCTGCGGCTGCTGTGGCTTCGTTGATCTCTGCTGCGTGTGGGTTGGTGGCGCAGGAACTTCCTCCAGCGGTGAAGGCGGCGGAGGCTTCGATTGATGGGGAGAAGATTCGGGCGCATGTGAGGTTTCTGGCGGACGATCTGCTGGAGGGTCGCGGGCCGGGGTTGCGTGGAAGCGAGCTGGCGGCGAAGTATATTGCGACTCAGTTTGCGCTGTATGGGTTGAAGCCAGGTGGGGATAACGGGACCTATATGCAGCAGGTGAACTTTGTGGGGATGAAGGCGATTCCTGAAAAGACTACGATGTCGCTGGTGCCTAAGAGGCCTGAGGGCCAGATGTCGATCGCGCTGTACTCGATTGATTTGAAGTATGGCGATGACTTTACGGTGAGCAATCGCACGTTGACGCCGGTGGTGGAGGTGGATGCGCCGATTGTGTTTGTCGGGTTTGGGATAACGGCTCCGGAGTTTGGGTGGGATGACTATGCGGGCGTCGATGTGAAGGGCAAGGTGGTTCTGGTCATTGTGGGCGATCCGCCTTCGGATGATCCAAAGTTTTTTGGCGGCAAGGCGCTGACGTACTACGGGCGGTGGACGTACAAGTTTGAGCAGGCTGCTCGGATGGGCGCGGTGGGCGCACTGATTATTCATCGCACGGATCTGGCGAGTTATGGCTGGGATGTGGTGCGGAATTCGAATACTAGCGAGAAGACTTATCTGCGGGACGATAAGGATCCGCAGCTGCAGGCGGCCAGTTGGATTCAGTTGGATGTGGCGAAGCAGCTGTTTGCGTCTGTGGGAAAAGATGTTGACGCGGAGATGACGGCTGCGGGTAAGCGTGGGTTCAAGGCTGTTGAACTGCCGGTGAGGCTGCATGCGCGGGTGGAGAGTGTGGTGCGGCCTTTCCAGTCGCCGAATGTGATTGGGATTTTGCCGGGAACGGAGAAGGGGAAGGATCAGGCGGTGTTGTATTCGGCGCACTTCGATCATCTTGGGTTTGTGCCGGGGATGCCGGGGGACAATATCTACAATGGCGCGGCGGATAATGCTACGGGCTGCGGGATGCTGGTGGAGATGGCTCGGGCGTGGACGCAGCCGGGTGTGAAGCCACCGCATACGGTGATCTTTGCAGCGGTGACGGCGGAGGAGCAAGGGTTGCTGGGGAGCGAGTACCTTGGGCAGCATCCTCCAGTGCCGGCGGGGCAGATTGCGCTGGGGATCAATTACGACATGATCCTGCCGATCGGGGTTCCGCAGCAGGTGAATTTGAATGGGGCGCAGCGGATGAGCTTCTATCCGGTGGTGCAGGATACGGCGAAACGATTTGGACTGGAGATCGTTCCCGATCCGAGGCCGGAGGCGGGGAGTTTTTATCGTTCGGACCACTTCAGTCTGTCGCGTGAGGGGATTCCGGCGTTTTCGGTGGATACGGGTGAGTTGTTTGAGGGCCATGATGCCGCGTGGGGACGGGCGAAGCTGGAGCACTTTGTCGCAAATGACTATCACAACTTCAGCGACAACTATCGCGAGGACTGGGATTTCAGAGGGAACGCGAAGCTCGATCAGTTTGGCATGGTGCTTGGTTGGGAGGCTCTGACAGCTCCGAAGATTATTGAGTGGAATGCGGGTGACGAGTTTGAAGCGGCGCGGAAGGCGAGTCAGAGATAG
- a CDS encoding zinc-binding alcohol dehydrogenase family protein, which yields MNAAVVRSYGVPPSYTTFEEPVAGEGEVLVTVTASGLHPIVKGLASGTHYGSTGVLPFVPGVDGVGRLQDGRRVYFGISRPPFGSFAERTVTGAAMYIELPDGLADEAAAGLANPGMSSWAALTFRAKFVAGESVLILGATGSAGRLAVQIAKRMGARRVVAAGRNPEALEKAKELGADEVISLEQERDALVAAFRREIVGDGVDVVLDYLWGAPAEAVLAAIAQKGLSKSAPRIRFVQIGSSAGPTISLDGATLRSSGLELLGSGFGSASLAQLFAAIGEMFKEAATKPFVNEVKTVPLKDVEALWATKGEAVRLVFQP from the coding sequence ATGAACGCTGCTGTTGTTCGCTCTTATGGTGTTCCGCCGAGTTACACGACGTTTGAAGAGCCCGTTGCCGGCGAGGGAGAAGTGCTGGTGACGGTGACAGCCTCGGGGCTGCATCCGATTGTGAAGGGGCTGGCGAGTGGGACGCACTATGGCAGCACCGGCGTGCTTCCGTTTGTGCCCGGCGTGGATGGCGTGGGGCGTTTGCAGGATGGGCGGCGGGTTTATTTCGGGATTTCGCGGCCTCCGTTTGGGTCGTTCGCGGAGAGGACGGTGACGGGAGCAGCGATGTATATCGAACTGCCGGATGGGTTGGCGGATGAGGCGGCGGCGGGACTGGCGAATCCGGGGATGTCATCGTGGGCGGCGCTGACGTTTCGGGCGAAGTTTGTGGCCGGAGAGAGCGTGCTGATTCTGGGCGCGACGGGTTCGGCGGGACGGCTTGCAGTACAGATTGCGAAGCGGATGGGGGCTCGGCGGGTGGTGGCGGCTGGGCGGAATCCTGAGGCTTTGGAGAAGGCGAAGGAGTTGGGTGCGGATGAGGTGATCTCGCTGGAGCAGGAACGCGATGCGCTGGTGGCTGCGTTTCGGCGTGAGATTGTCGGCGATGGAGTCGATGTGGTGCTGGACTATCTTTGGGGTGCACCGGCGGAGGCTGTGCTGGCGGCGATTGCGCAGAAGGGACTATCAAAGTCGGCGCCGCGGATACGGTTCGTGCAGATCGGGTCGAGCGCGGGGCCGACGATCTCGTTGGATGGTGCAACGTTGCGGAGTTCGGGTCTGGAGCTTCTGGGGAGTGGGTTTGGAAGTGCTTCGCTGGCGCAGCTCTTTGCGGCGATTGGGGAGATGTTCAAGGAGGCTGCGACGAAGCCGTTTGTGAATGAGGTGAAGACGGTTCCGCTGAAAGATGTTGAGGCGCTGTGGGCGACCAAGGGGGAGGCAGTGCGGCTGGTGTTTCAGCCGTAA
- a CDS encoding glycoside hydrolase family 1 protein yields the protein MDRRQFINKSLVAAGGAFLSASGLPGQIPGAISPTSIANARFPKDFLWGMATASYQVEGAWNEDGKGESIWDRFSHTVGKVRGAATGDVACDQYHLYRQDIALLKRLNQKSYRFSISWPRIQPSGTGAANQKGIDHYSRLVDAVLEAGLRPFCTLYHWDLPQGLEDRGGWPNRDLAGYFAEYAGILAKNLGDRITVWAPFNMPWSFTYLGYGVGVFPPGRSNYGDFLKAMHTVSLAQGEGLRAIKAASSNATVGSAYGMAPAYPKTDSEADRAATARYHAMNNVFFLEAAMNGRYPKAFVGEIPYEAMGYRTGDDKIMKAPLDWVGFHYYTRRIVSDASGASHAGGASFGTEIEGEASGGRDPYTRFHAVMPTEGPLTEAGLEVWPKGIYDLVMQISREYNHPIIEMTESGCSYLDSPFERDGGRVPDVRRVSFFRDELAELARAIADGANVRSFHAWSLIDNFEWADGYSQRYGLIYVDYRDQKRTIKDSGYWYGRVAASNRLDG from the coding sequence ATGGATCGACGTCAGTTCATCAATAAATCACTTGTTGCTGCGGGTGGCGCGTTTCTCTCCGCCTCCGGTTTGCCGGGTCAGATTCCTGGGGCAATCTCGCCTACTTCGATCGCTAATGCCCGGTTTCCCAAAGATTTTTTATGGGGCATGGCCACGGCTTCTTACCAGGTGGAGGGAGCTTGGAACGAGGATGGGAAGGGCGAGTCGATCTGGGACCGCTTTTCGCACACGGTTGGAAAGGTGAGAGGCGCGGCGACGGGCGACGTTGCGTGCGATCAGTACCACCTCTACCGGCAGGATATTGCGCTGCTGAAGCGGCTTAATCAGAAGAGCTATCGCTTTTCGATTTCGTGGCCGCGTATTCAGCCTTCGGGGACGGGGGCTGCGAATCAGAAAGGCATTGACCACTACAGCCGATTGGTGGATGCGGTGCTGGAAGCGGGACTGCGGCCGTTTTGTACGCTCTACCATTGGGATCTGCCGCAGGGGCTTGAAGATCGTGGGGGTTGGCCTAACCGTGATCTCGCGGGATACTTTGCGGAGTATGCGGGGATTCTGGCGAAGAATCTTGGTGACCGCATTACCGTCTGGGCTCCGTTCAATATGCCGTGGTCGTTTACTTATCTGGGTTATGGCGTTGGGGTGTTTCCTCCGGGGCGGTCGAATTATGGCGATTTTTTGAAGGCGATGCATACGGTCAGCCTCGCGCAGGGAGAGGGGCTGCGGGCGATCAAGGCCGCTTCGTCGAACGCGACGGTTGGAAGCGCTTATGGGATGGCTCCGGCGTATCCGAAGACAGATAGTGAAGCGGACCGGGCTGCGACGGCGCGGTATCACGCGATGAACAATGTGTTTTTTCTTGAGGCGGCGATGAATGGGCGGTATCCGAAGGCGTTTGTGGGGGAGATTCCTTACGAGGCCATGGGGTACAGGACGGGGGATGACAAGATCATGAAGGCTCCGCTGGATTGGGTGGGATTTCATTACTACACGCGGCGGATTGTTTCTGATGCGAGTGGGGCCTCTCATGCGGGTGGGGCGAGCTTCGGTACAGAGATCGAAGGGGAGGCGAGCGGCGGACGTGATCCTTATACGCGCTTTCACGCGGTGATGCCGACGGAGGGTCCGCTGACTGAGGCTGGTCTTGAGGTTTGGCCGAAGGGTATCTACGACCTTGTTATGCAGATTTCGCGCGAGTACAACCATCCCATTATTGAGATGACCGAGAGCGGGTGCAGTTATTTGGATAGTCCATTTGAGAGGGATGGCGGGCGGGTTCCTGATGTGCGGCGGGTCAGTTTCTTTCGTGATGAGTTGGCTGAGTTGGCGCGCGCCATTGCCGATGGTGCGAATGTACGCTCTTTCCACGCCTGGAGCTTGATCGATAACTTTGAGTGGGCCGATGGTTATAGCCAGCGCTATGGTCTGATCTATGTGGATTACCGCGACCAGAAGAGGACGATCAAGGACTCGGGTTATTGGTACGGGCGCGTTGCTGCCTCGAATCGGCTGGATGGATAG